The sequence ttacatataattgtccgcgaatcgtcgaaaacaaccgaagggtatttaaatatataaaagtagttcaaaaattttgagattcagttttacagactttgcttatcgtgtcgaaaatgttaatcataaaaagattaagtttaaatttggtcagaaattttcgggtcatcacaagttcattgttaatatacttaattatatataattatcattttatcatgttaaatatagtgtaacaatatcttaatatgatacatatgtatttagtaagacgttgttataacgataatcgttatatatatcgtttcgagtttcttaacttagtaatctcatttttatgtatataactcattgttaatatacctagtgatatacttacttatcataatatcatgttaactatatatatatatatatatatatatatatatatatatatatatatatatatatatatatatatatatatatatatatatatatatatatatatatatatatatatatatatatatatatatatatatatatatatatatcatatagtttttacaagttttaacgttcgtgaatcgccggtcaacttgggtggtcaattgtctacatgacactcatttcaaataatcaagtcttaacaagtttgattgcttaacatgttggaaacatttaatcatgcaaatatagttttcatttaatatataatcatggaaaagttcgggtcactacatataactccttcatttgatttaaatcaataatatatttcttagatttgatcatagtgtgtatgttaccactatctgcaatacataggtctttaccatttaattgatgttgtatttcagcaggattcatactaaaacttcaaataagataagcaaataatgagttatatttcagcaagataatcaaattatattacatgcaaacaagttacaatctaaagtacataaaagataacacttaataaacatatgcgttatggtctaaaactatttatttatgagtgatacataacaagctagacatcttagaaaatttaaaccattcaagtctcaaggtagctcgggatttatttaatcaagatttttcaacagattcactctcgttttcttttcttttgggacttatttgtagagctaaacaagatgttcatgtattcaagaaatactagactgatgatccacgttagtacgttaccagatcattaataagaatctccgggattcttataagagcgtctactaacatcttcaattttattctttcatggatcaccattatttcttgataattaatatcgtatctatctttgagtattttccataatacacttggatcttcgatcatataatgcGTAGATTccaaggactcgtcaatatgtttgctaagaaaaatacttgctattgctttctcttgttcggaacaattgttattttcattcagggtttctaaaataccgattgattcgagatgtttttctacattcataacccatgttaagtagttgttcccacttgattctaaaggagcaaatttaagccttttcaaattcaacattttctattatcaaaaagatgaacaacataaatcataatcataatcaacttctattcatagacaaataataaaatgaaattagaatcattttaaattcataaatagcaaacaacagaataatggcatgattacaaatgataaaaccacaagagcaggatagactataggttcaccccgtggtatattagcaacaatgatgatagttaatatgaccaatacaataggaaaaatcatccttgtgtgaatcatctttaaaaaaactttttgagagtggtaatctgagaaaataaagattgatttgtgaaaatgtgaaaacggagatgtttattttatatttgaaaaatatagtcgttgtaacgtcgtcagttgacgttaacaaccgttatgtatatatgaccgttgtaacgtcgttagttgacgttaacgactgttatgtattcgttgtattaataataattttaataaaagaattttattagtacaactacgattactataaatacatttagtataaatacgtttagtataaatacgaagattaagagaataaacatattatgcataaataataaattttaagaataaacattagtatgcatgaaataaataataattaattgcataagtactcataaatgttagataacataaatataaatgttagtgaagttaataaaagttagattacataaatataattcaggtggtataaccaaccatatataacttaaataacataaatataaatgttagtgaagtaataacataaatataaatgttagtgaagttaataaaagttagattatataaatataattcaggtggtataaccgaccatatataacttaaataacataaatataaatgttagtgaagttaataaaagttagattacagaaatataactttacttatgatgataataatatttaccttactaataaataatagaagatatcgttaaagaatttcttaccttgattagtgacttgtgcttgcttagataaactttgattatacggagcacttcgagCTGATAACGTAttataatttaggagtttataactaccttttagTAACGTAGTCTCTAATTATAGAATAGAAAGAAGAGAGAATATGTATATGAAATATATTGAAAGTGGTATCCCTGTAAGTTTACATCCTTCTATATTTATAGTACAATAATTTACTATACATGGtaggtaaaataataataaaatataaaattcttCACGAGATACAACAACTCTTGGATTTATGTGAAAAATTGGCAGCCACTTTTGACATTTTATAACAAGTTCAAAGTAAAGAGTCCCACCAACAGGGTGAAAGACACTTTACTAAGAAACAAAAAAAAACTAGTCTAACATGCCAACAAAGAAAATCAGTATATCATAACCACTAAAATAAAAATTAGCAACTAAACGAGGTACAcattaactgaaatgtcccgttcttattgattaaaaacgttccatattaattgattttgttgcgaggttttgacctctatatgagacgtttttcaaagactgcattcatttttaaaacaaaccataacctttatttcataaataaaggtttaaaagctttacgtagattatcaaataatgataatctaaaatatcctgtttacacacgaccattacataatggtttacaatacaaatatgttacatcgaaatcagtttcttgaatgcagtttttacacaatatcatacaaacatggactccaaatcttgtccttattttagtatgcaacagcggaagctcttagtattcacctgagaataaacatgctttaaacgtcaacaaaaatgttggtgagttataggtttaacctatatatatcaaatcgtaacaatagaccacaagatttcatatttcaatacacatcccatacatagagataaaaatcattcatatggtgaacacctggtaaccgacaataacaagatgcatatataagaatatccccatcattccgggacacccttcggatatgatataaatttcgaagtactaaagcatccggtactttggatggggtttgttaggcccaatagatctatctttaggattcgcgtcaattagggtgtctgttccctaattcttagattaccagacttaataaaaaggggcatattcgatttcgataattcaaccatagaatgtagtttcacgtacttgtgtctattttgtaaatcatttataaaatctgcatgtattctcatcccaaaaatattagattttgaaagtgggactataactcactttcacagatttttacttcgtcgggaagtaagacttggccactggttgattcacgaacctataacaatatatacatatatatcaaagtatgttcaaaatatatttacaacacttttaatatattttgatgttttaagtttattaagtcagctgtcctcgttagtaacctacaactagttgtccacagttagatgtacagaaataaatcgataaatattatcttgaatcaatccacgacccagtgtatacgtatctcagtattgatcacaactcaaactatatatattttggaatcaacctcaaccctgtatagctaactccaacattcacatatagagtgtctatggttgttccgaaatatatatagatgtgtcgacatgataggtcgaaacattgtatacgtgtctatggtatctcaagattacataatatacaatacaagttgattaagttatggttggaatagatttgttaccaattttcacgtagctaaaatgagaaaaattatccaatcttgttttacccataacttcttcattttaaatccgttttgagtgaatcaaattgctatggtttcatattgaactctattttatgaatctaaacagaaaaagtataggtttatagtcggaaaaataagttacaagtcgtttttgtaaaggtagtcatttcagtcgaaagaacgacgtctagatgaccattttagaaaacatacttccactttgagtttaaccatattttttggatatagtttcatgttcataataaaaatcattttctcagaataacaacttttaaattaaagtttatcatagtttttaattaactaacccaaaacagcccgcggtgttactacgacggcgtaaattcggttttacggtgtttttcgtgtttccaggttttaaatcattaagttagcatatcatatagatatagaacatgtgtttagttgattttaaaagtcaagttagaaggattaacttttgtttgcgaacaagtttagaattaactaaactatgttctagtgattacaagtttaaaccttcgaataagatagctttatatgtatgaatcgaatgatgttatgaacatcattactaccttaatttccttggataaacctactggaaaatagaaaaatggatctagcttcaatggatccttggatggctcgaagttcttgaagcagaatcatgatacgaaaacaagttcaagtaagatcatcacttgaaataagattgttatagttatagaaattgaaccaaagtttgaatatgattattaccttgtattagaatgataacctactgtaagaaacaaagatttcttgaggttggatgatcaccttacaagattggaagtgagctagcaaacttgaaagtattcttgattttatgaaactagaacttttggaatttatgaagaacacttagaacttgaagatagaacttgagagagatcaattagatgaagaaaattgaagaatgaaagtgtttgtaggtgtttttggtcgttggtgtatggattagatataaaggatatgtaattttgttttcatgtaaataagtcatgaatgattactcatatttttgtaattttatgagatatttcatgctagttgccaaatgatggttctcacatgtgttaggtgactcacatgggctgctaagagctgatcattggagtgtatataccaatagtacatacatctaaaagctgtgtattgtacgagtacgaatacgggtgcatacgagtagaattgttgatgaaactgaacgaggatgtaattgtaagcatttttgttaagtagaagtattttgataagtgtattgaagtctttcaaaagtgtataaatacatattaaaacactatatgtatatacattttaactgagtcgttaagtcatcgttagtcgttacatgtaaatgttgttttgaaacctttaggttaacgatcttgttaaatgttgttaacccaatgtttataatatcaaaagagattttaaattattatattatcatgatattatgatgtacgaatatctcttaatatgatatatatacattaaatgtcgttacaacgataatcgttacatatatgtctcgtttcaaaatcattaagttagtagtcttgtttttacatatgtagttcattgttaatatacttaatgatatgtttaattatcataatataatgttaactatatatataaccatatatatgtcatcatatagtttttacaagttttaacgttcgtgaatcaccggtcaacttgggtggtcaattgtctatatgaaacctatttcaattaatcaagtcttaacaagtttgattgcttaacatgttggaaacatttaatcatgtaaatatcactctcaattaatatatataaacatggaaaagttcgggtcactacattaacatCAATATCTTTCTACGAAACTTTACTTATTCAAGTCCTAGAAATAGTGACCAACTAAAAATATTGTCGAAATTACAGCTAAAAAAAGTGTTTTAGAATTTCATGGGTTGGATCTTTTTTGATAGATCATGTTCCTAGATAGATActgtaaattatattatatatatacaattatatcaaTAAAAACTAAACTATTACTGTTCACTTCATTTTTATATTCCCGTCTTTTAACTTATTAGATATTTATCGCATTCACTAGAGTTTTCTAATTCACTCTACCAACCCCAATTGTCTCGATTGATCTGGCGATTTTTTCATCTTCTTCTCCGATTGTTCTCACTTTCTTAGTTTTTTTTTTCTTGCGTTGATGATTGTTGCGTTTAATTCATATTAAACGTATAATATATGCAGCTTTTTTAATTCGGAGAAAAAAAAGAACTAATATTAACTTTAAGAATACTTCAATAAATCGAAGAAGGTCTAAGAACCAACAAGTAAAGGAACAAAACTCGAGCCCAACCTAAACAAGGCTACTAAACCAACTAAAGTATCTAGCAAAACTAACCATGTGTATTGCTGGTTGGTTAGTGTGTGATGCGTTACCACTTGCTTCTCTTGGTTAAGTGCTATGTGACCACGCATCCAGCACCAAGTTATACGCTTCATGCGTGGTGCGTGGTCTGGAGACATTATTGTAATTTCGAAATTTTAAGAATATATTGTTAAACAATTTTGGATGTGTGACCAATTTCCTAAATAGAAATTCATACTTTAAGGGAGGGTGGGTTAGTTAGTTTATCAAAAGCCCATCAATGAAATTTCAAAAAGAGATATCTTTGCAATTTCCATCCTAACCTTTTAGTCCGTGCTATATTactcgtatgtatgtatgtatatatatgtatagtagtaatttaattaaataaaaataaaaataaaaatatattacataaatacgtAGATGATATAGATATATGTAAATctaaatttaatttatttaatataaaaaatacaaaaaaataaaaaaataaaaaataaatataaaaaatacaatttttacgcACACCCAGTTCAAATCATCTCGAATCGCCCTTAGACCCGTCTCCGTTCTCATCAATTTTGATCAAAACGCTTATCActaatttattgaatatttaaatcatcatcatcatcaataatgaGAAAAAGGGAAAGAGAAAACCCATGTGGAATTTGTGGGCACTATCATAAGTATGAAGAAGGTGAAGTTTGTGGGATTTGTGGTCACCGGTTACCGGCCGGAGTTGAAGAGGGTTTGATTCAAGTTAGTGCTTTTCCGTCTGAAATCTTGCCGGAGTTCCTGTTTCTCGGTAGCTATGATAACGCTTCTCGGTCGGAACTTCTTAAAACACTTGGGGTTTCTCGTATTCTTAATGTCAGTCCCCCTTTTTTACCAATTCATATTCAATTCGTATTCTTAATGATTAATCGTCTTTTTGATTGTATTTGtgtatctctttttttttttaaacttaatttgGTAATGAATTTTTTTAGGGCATATTGAGTTGGTTAATATGGGCTGAATCTTGCTTAAAGTCTAACAAAAAAGATTGTTCCTTTTTGTTTAAGTTGTGCTTTTTTTGCTAATATGTATATGATTCTCTGCTTGGTccctaaaaaaaaaattgttattgaAAGTATAGGGTGATTAATATTATGAAACTGTTGAAAGCCTTATAAGACAGCTTTTTTTAAGTGTGCCCTTTTTACCTTTTGTGTTATGTTAATAGTTTGCAAGGAAACTGGTGTAAGTATCTAAATCATAAGTGGTTATGGAATCTTTATTCATTTATAAACAGGACCTTTAGTCACAGTCATGGTTGCAAAAATCGGGAGAACTCGGAATTTCATTCCTGGcgagaactcgttttgaaatcggtcaaaaaatcggtcaacgaccaaaaatcggtcaaatctccaaaaaaatcggtcaaatctcggaaaaatcggtcaattctcggaaaaatcggtcaaatctcaaaaaaatcggtcaaatctcggtaaaatcggtcaaatctcgggaAAAACTCGATAAAtcccaaaagtcaacgaaagtcaaccgccgataactccccgagttctccccgagttctcCGAGTTCTCGTTTTGGAGACCCTGCCGAGAACTTATTAAAGGCgtcttaacgtttataacccactTTCTTGTTTTATACGAATacgttcttcaaaaaaaaaaaaaaaaaatcgaagatCATTCTTTTAGGGATTGGTGTGTTAATTTTTTAAGCATAGTTATCGCAATGGTGACATGTTTTAGTtgagatgataagcaaatgatattGTAAAAGTGTAAAATTATGTGTTGATCTGTTGTTTACAATAGTACTCCGTATTAGTTAATATGTTTACTGCTGCTGAACCAATTAGTAATGAAAAAGTTTTTAGGTGTACAATTACTGTTTATGAATAGCAGACACACTCACACACAGTATCTTTTGGTATGTTAACATTAGTCTGCTGATCAATATATTTATGAGGTCACAATTTATTAGTGATTAGCAGACGTATACAGTATCTATTAAGATGATCTGAGTTATTGATGTTGTGATTCTTTTATCTGTATGCAGACTGTACCGGCCTGTCAGAATCTATACAAGAACTCATTTACTTATCATTGTCTCCCTGATAGCCCAACTTTAGCATTCGATGATGCAGTCGAGTATTTAGGTATGATTACTATAATCCTAAATTATATTTATCACATTCATTGGTTAATTAAGAATGTGTGCCTCTGTAAATGCCATTATTATGAATCTTTGAACTTTTGAAATTGATAAATGATTGCTGTATAACCATCTCATatgttatttaaattttttttttttggatatttacttattatacattttaatttatggTGGATGTATTACGAACATAGTACTTGTTGCGAATGTTGTAAATGTTATATTGAACTTGTTCTGCAGAGCAATGTGAAAAGGATAAAGCTCGAGTTCTTGTTCACTGCATGTCTGGCAAAAACAGGTGAACTCATATTGCTAATTTAAATTTGCTATTTCATATA comes from Rutidosis leptorrhynchoides isolate AG116_Rl617_1_P2 chromosome 4, CSIRO_AGI_Rlap_v1, whole genome shotgun sequence and encodes:
- the LOC139845501 gene encoding protein-tyrosine-phosphatase IBR5-like, which gives rise to MRKRERENPCGICGHYHKYEEGEVCGICGHRLPAGVEEGLIQVSAFPSEILPEFLFLGSYDNASRSELLKTLGVSRILNTVPACQNLYKNSFTYHCLPDSPTLAFDDAVEYLEQCEKDKARVLVHCMSGKNRSPAIVMAYLMKSRRWSLDQSYQWVKERRPPVDLNPGVMQQLQEYAQKIQVAVDTSGGALPPISGGGAPFSFGFTNPTAIPPAFNNTATPSIFIRPDIPPLTDFTFEAGVQAQNTTSSVNPSATDVSMDGL